In uncultured Methanobrevibacter sp., the following proteins share a genomic window:
- the cfbD gene encoding Ni-sirohydrochlorin a,c-diamide reductive cyclase catalytic subunit, with protein MHPRPSPIAASLYTLRDLNADVIVMHGPHGCCFRTGRLLESDGVRVVTTAMAENDFILGAGEKLQETLQEAYDTFNPKLMGIVGTCASMIIGEDLKEPIENLGLDCVILPVESHGGFGEGDNTEGAIAVLNAAVEYGVIPQEEADRQNEMLRLATHVEKTRGMAQGKYIKPNFGESKEKVAKIIVKAIQEGKKVAFVLNAKKETSYLFADILNCDFSRLFDDSNINSNKDIENLHFIANLDENIGLPRIRQHAVNITKELNETGIDIECITGGLDEYPITPRKAEEYLKEINPDLVIVVGVPHALYVEGLDCETIAVTDGPRLVQPLNELGYSHVIAELDAHSKTLGVDEIVDSDFGMMIRSVIEWELE; from the coding sequence ATGCATCCACGTCCAAGTCCAATAGCAGCTTCTTTATACACTTTAAGAGATTTAAATGCAGATGTAATTGTTATGCATGGGCCACATGGCTGTTGCTTTAGAACAGGAAGGCTCCTTGAAAGTGATGGTGTTAGAGTTGTCACAACAGCTATGGCTGAAAATGATTTTATTTTAGGTGCAGGCGAAAAGCTTCAGGAAACCTTGCAAGAGGCTTATGATACATTCAATCCAAAATTAATGGGTATTGTAGGAACTTGTGCAAGTATGATTATTGGTGAAGACTTAAAGGAGCCAATTGAAAACCTTGGCCTTGATTGTGTTATCTTGCCAGTGGAATCTCATGGGGGTTTCGGTGAAGGGGACAATACAGAAGGAGCTATTGCCGTTCTCAACGCTGCTGTGGAATATGGTGTAATCCCTCAAGAGGAAGCTGATCGTCAAAATGAAATGCTAAGACTTGCAACCCATGTTGAAAAGACTCGTGGTATGGCTCAAGGAAAATACATAAAGCCTAATTTTGGAGAGAGCAAGGAAAAAGTGGCAAAGATTATTGTAAAGGCAATTCAGGAAGGCAAGAAGGTAGCATTTGTATTGAATGCTAAAAAGGAAACCTCTTATCTTTTTGCAGATATTCTAAATTGTGACTTTTCCAGATTATTTGATGATTCTAATATAAATTCTAATAAGGATATAGAAAATCTTCATTTCATTGCTAATTTGGATGAAAACATTGGACTTCCAAGAATCAGACAGCATGCAGTTAATATAACTAAAGAACTTAATGAAACTGGAATTGACATTGAATGCATCACTGGTGGCCTTGATGAATATCCTATCACCCCAAGAAAGGCAGAGGAATATCTTAAAGAAATCAATCCAGATCTTGTAATTGTTGTTGGTGTTCCACATGCATTGTATGTTGAAGGGCTTGACTGTGAAACCATTGCAGTTACAGATGGTCCAAGACTTGTCCAACCACTTAATGAATTGGGTTACTCACATGTCATAGCTGAATTAGATGCTCATTCTAAGACATTAGGTGTAGATGAGATAGTTGATTCCGACTTTGGTATGATGATACGTTCAGTTATTGAATGGGAGCTTGAATAA
- a CDS encoding thioredoxin family protein, which translates to MGKFKFLIILILALFLVCGIVMVVDAPSSFDDSVSLIPTSDSSVDADSSNCENGICLADSNKTNNSAKTADKDSKDDKLNYDSKYYEGSYIEGLYFCNDLKHAFEDAKAHHRNVMIVFDGAACIYCEYLKEDTLTDSAVQKEINDNYIILITETSESPELSSQLSVYGTPTTVIFDENANELGRIEEYETPEEYLAHLKEISGK; encoded by the coding sequence ATGGGAAAATTTAAATTTCTAATTATTCTAATTTTAGCTCTATTTTTAGTATGTGGAATTGTTATGGTTGTAGATGCACCTAGCTCTTTTGATGATTCAGTAAGCCTTATACCTACTTCAGATTCAAGTGTAGATGCAGATTCATCCAATTGTGAAAATGGAATTTGTTTAGCTGATTCCAATAAAACTAATAATTCCGCTAAAACTGCAGATAAAGATAGTAAAGATGATAAGTTAAATTATGATTCCAAATATTATGAAGGCTCTTACATTGAGGGATTGTATTTCTGCAATGATTTAAAACATGCATTCGAGGATGCTAAGGCACATCACAGGAATGTTATGATTGTATTTGATGGAGCAGCATGCATCTATTGTGAATATCTCAAGGAGGACACCTTGACAGATTCTGCTGTTCAAAAGGAGATAAATGATAATTACATTATATTGATTACAGAAACAAGTGAAAGTCCAGAGCTTTCATCTCAATTAAGTGTTTATGGAACTCCTACAACTGTTATTTTCGATGAAAATGCAAATGAATTAGGCAGAATTGAGGAGTATGAAACTCCAGAGGAATATTTGGCTCACTTGAAAGAGATCAGTGGAAAATAA
- the hisH gene encoding imidazole glycerol phosphate synthase subunit HisH has translation MITIIDYKSGNLRSISNSFKKIGVEAIITSDPIEIANAKHLVLPGVGAFGTAMENIEPFKDVIFEHIDDGKPFLGICLGLQVLLSSSEESPGVKGLDIFKGHVAKIPEGRKIPHMGWNQLKQVKDCPILDGVDGKDFYFVHSYHAVLDDESNLSAVVDYGIDLTAAVSKDNVFATQFHPEKSGVPGLKILKNFVSLE, from the coding sequence ATGATTACAATTATTGATTATAAAAGTGGAAATCTTAGAAGCATTTCCAATAGCTTTAAAAAGATAGGTGTTGAAGCCATCATTACAAGCGATCCAATTGAGATTGCAAATGCGAAACATCTTGTTCTTCCGGGAGTCGGTGCTTTTGGAACAGCTATGGAAAACATAGAACCTTTTAAGGATGTGATTTTCGAACATATTGATGATGGAAAGCCATTTTTAGGAATTTGTTTAGGTCTTCAGGTGCTTTTATCTTCAAGTGAAGAGTCTCCAGGTGTAAAGGGGCTTGACATTTTCAAAGGTCATGTCGCTAAGATTCCAGAAGGTAGGAAAATTCCTCATATGGGATGGAATCAATTGAAGCAAGTTAAAGATTGCCCTATCTTAGATGGTGTAGATGGCAAGGACTTTTATTTTGTACACTCTTATCATGCTGTGCTTGATGATGAGAGCAATTTATCTGCTGTTGTGGATTATGGCATTGATTTAACTGCTGCAGTATCAAAGGATAATGTATTTGCAACCCAATTCCACCCAGAAAAAAGTGGAGTTCCAGGATTGAAAATACTTAAGAACTTTGTTAGTTTAGAATAA